The following coding sequences are from one Tolumonas lignilytica window:
- a CDS encoding TetR/AcrR family transcriptional regulator, producing MSEISITSPESDRVTQRRNQVLDAAAICFRNHGFHGASMAQISKTAGMSPGHIYHYFDNKEAIIAAIVERDMEEMLEWTEIFYASDNIFQALINGVDCGVEANMNRDNAALMLEIMAESARNPQIAATVQKSHAVGRDRMCDLLRKEMTQRKASSSYDVQVKSDLIGALFDGLLNQSINNPELDKAALTQLMRQVVQFVLTL from the coding sequence ATGAGTGAAATAAGTATTACCTCTCCAGAATCTGATCGTGTGACTCAGCGACGAAATCAGGTACTGGATGCCGCTGCGATTTGTTTTAGAAATCATGGCTTTCATGGTGCCAGTATGGCACAAATATCTAAAACAGCAGGGATGAGCCCAGGCCATATTTATCATTACTTTGATAATAAGGAAGCCATTATTGCGGCCATTGTAGAACGCGATATGGAAGAGATGCTGGAATGGACCGAGATATTTTACGCTTCGGACAACATCTTTCAGGCCCTGATTAATGGCGTGGACTGTGGTGTCGAAGCAAACATGAATCGTGATAATGCCGCATTGATGTTGGAGATCATGGCTGAATCTGCCAGAAATCCACAAATTGCTGCCACCGTACAAAAATCGCATGCGGTTGGCCGTGATCGGATGTGCGATCTATTACGAAAAGAGATGACTCAGCGAAAAGCCTCCTCTAGCTATGATGTTCAGGTGAAGTCAGACCTTATCGGGGCACTCTTTGATGGTTTGTTAAACCAAAGTATCAATAACCCCGAACTTGATAAGGCTGCCCTGACCCAGCTCATGCGTCAGGTTGTGCAATTTGTCTTAACTTTGTGA
- a CDS encoding bifunctional diguanylate cyclase/phosphodiesterase, with amino-acid sequence MNSAAAKIPLRSATRIMLFYTVLSLAWFYFSSHSFAPTHAENASPFSSLTFWVTLTTFITGITVSSFFLLVWRQQYLQHQQDMAQCVAERDKLLHHFFDLPLLGMAITSNAHGCWLRFNDHLLTLFKVSHEELAALNLLALTHPDDRQNDLLEWDRMQRGDSQGYRREKRFVRPDGSILHALIDTRCIRRPDGSIDCVINVIEDISARKNSELRLIRQNNLYDMLSQTNQAIVRSQDRQILLQNICRIAVQHGGFVFAWVSLSEHTPTSNIASYGHDNGFLQFIEQYRQQVIQDTGSAPRLLVPTDRAIVSNTHLILNHFQSDESVRPFHDAAMRAGFQSAGYFVIRENGRVIGALNLYADEPDFFSSEVLATLNDMMMDVTYALDMLQQAKERATALTALQYASEVIDASPTILFRWQPNSSWKLEYVSSNVQRWGYKADDFINGQLTMSDLLHPEDLQRVWAEVIHHIESRHREYILECRVRTADGEYLWVENHVTTAFDRKGKPQRFTGVMTDITQQKTNELQLQQAAIVFESTREGIVITDANRNIIKVNSALIDLFGYKETELLGQRPRIFRSGKHDDIFYHQMRHALDNHGFWRGELWNRKQNGELLPMMTSINPVCDNNGEILYYISIYTDISQLKDSEARLEHMALHDPLTGLPNRAMLGRQLGCALQNAIHTNTRVALLMLDLDHFKNVNDSFGHHYGDELLHQVSARLKNQLRTTDIVCRLGGDEFTILLQNNPSLDDVSHLAEKIIHALHQPFSLSNDRDVVIGTSIGISLYPEHGHSAEDLMQQADTAMYRAKHDGRDGYRYFSEELFLKAKARLELEQRLHRAITSNEFKVFYQPQISIETNQIIGAEALLRWDDPEYGLIKPTEFISVAEETGLIQNIGEWVLYETCRQGRLWLDQNLPAINLAVNLSPLQLHHGDVHQLIGTILQNTCFPAHQLELELTESALMEQQEEAVKILQGLRKQGIRIAIDDFGTGYSSLAYLKQFPLDVLKIDKRFVEDIPLERDDMEIASTIVAMGHSLRLTVLAEGVETEAQLEFLKRQGCDYYQGYLVSPPLPPDEFAQLLKQQNHPVVQASFKRKRTHKVKTNCTT; translated from the coding sequence ATGAATAGTGCCGCCGCAAAGATCCCGCTGCGTTCAGCAACGCGGATCATGCTGTTTTACACAGTATTGTCACTGGCATGGTTTTATTTCTCCAGTCACAGCTTCGCCCCGACCCATGCAGAAAATGCATCCCCTTTTAGCAGTCTGACATTCTGGGTCACGCTGACCACCTTTATTACCGGGATCACGGTCAGCAGTTTTTTCCTGTTGGTCTGGCGACAGCAATATTTACAGCATCAGCAGGATATGGCGCAGTGCGTCGCCGAAAGAGACAAACTCCTGCATCATTTTTTTGATTTACCGTTGCTTGGCATGGCAATCACCAGCAATGCTCACGGTTGCTGGTTGCGTTTCAATGATCATCTGCTCACCTTATTCAAAGTCTCCCATGAAGAACTGGCTGCGCTCAACTTGCTGGCATTGACTCATCCCGATGATCGTCAAAATGATTTGCTGGAATGGGATCGCATGCAGCGGGGAGACTCTCAAGGATATCGCCGAGAAAAACGCTTTGTACGTCCAGACGGTTCTATTTTGCATGCACTAATTGACACTCGTTGCATCCGCCGTCCGGATGGCAGTATCGATTGCGTGATCAACGTCATTGAGGATATATCCGCCCGCAAAAACAGTGAGCTGAGACTCATCAGGCAGAACAATCTTTATGACATGCTGTCCCAGACCAACCAGGCCATTGTGCGCAGCCAGGATCGCCAAATATTGCTGCAGAATATCTGTCGTATTGCGGTACAGCATGGCGGTTTTGTTTTTGCTTGGGTCAGCTTGTCGGAACATACGCCCACAAGCAACATCGCCAGTTATGGTCACGATAATGGCTTTTTGCAATTTATTGAACAGTATCGACAACAGGTCATTCAAGATACGGGAAGCGCACCGCGGCTTCTGGTGCCAACCGATCGCGCCATTGTCAGCAACACCCATCTGATCCTGAACCACTTCCAGAGTGATGAGTCTGTACGGCCTTTTCATGATGCCGCCATGCGCGCTGGTTTTCAGTCCGCCGGTTATTTTGTGATCCGGGAAAATGGTCGCGTCATTGGTGCACTGAATCTTTATGCCGATGAACCTGATTTCTTTTCGTCAGAAGTACTTGCCACGCTGAATGACATGATGATGGATGTCACTTATGCCTTAGATATGTTACAGCAAGCGAAAGAACGAGCTACTGCCCTGACCGCGCTGCAATACGCCAGCGAGGTAATCGATGCCAGCCCGACCATCCTGTTCCGCTGGCAACCCAATTCCAGTTGGAAACTGGAATATGTCTCCAGCAACGTACAACGCTGGGGATATAAGGCCGATGATTTTATTAACGGCCAACTCACGATGAGTGATTTGTTACATCCGGAAGATTTGCAACGGGTATGGGCTGAAGTCATTCATCATATTGAATCCCGACATCGGGAATATATTCTGGAATGTCGGGTCAGAACGGCAGATGGAGAATACCTTTGGGTTGAAAACCATGTCACCACAGCTTTTGACCGAAAAGGTAAGCCGCAGCGCTTTACCGGTGTCATGACGGACATTACCCAACAAAAAACCAACGAACTACAACTGCAACAAGCGGCAATCGTCTTTGAAAGTACGCGAGAAGGCATTGTCATCACCGATGCCAACCGCAATATAATCAAAGTGAATAGCGCGCTGATTGATCTGTTCGGTTATAAAGAAACAGAACTGTTAGGCCAGCGACCGCGTATTTTCCGCTCAGGCAAACACGACGATATTTTTTATCATCAGATGCGACATGCGCTGGATAACCACGGGTTCTGGCGCGGCGAATTGTGGAATCGCAAGCAAAATGGTGAGCTGTTGCCAATGATGACCAGTATCAACCCGGTCTGCGACAACAATGGTGAAATTCTTTATTACATCAGTATTTATACTGATATTAGTCAGTTAAAAGACTCAGAAGCACGTTTGGAACACATGGCATTGCACGATCCGCTCACGGGTTTACCTAACCGTGCCATGCTGGGAAGACAATTAGGTTGTGCCTTGCAAAATGCCATCCACACCAACACTCGGGTGGCCCTGCTTATGCTGGATCTGGATCATTTCAAGAACGTAAATGACAGCTTCGGTCATCATTACGGCGATGAGTTATTACATCAGGTTTCCGCCAGACTGAAAAACCAGTTAAGAACAACAGATATCGTCTGCCGTTTAGGTGGAGATGAATTTACAATCCTGCTCCAGAACAACCCCTCGCTGGATGATGTGTCCCATCTCGCCGAAAAAATCATTCATGCCCTGCATCAACCGTTCTCGCTGTCTAATGACCGCGATGTGGTCATTGGCACCAGCATCGGGATCAGTCTTTATCCTGAACATGGGCATTCCGCCGAAGATCTCATGCAGCAAGCCGATACCGCCATGTATCGGGCGAAACATGACGGCCGGGATGGCTACCGTTACTTCTCTGAAGAACTGTTCCTCAAGGCCAAAGCGAGACTGGAATTAGAACAACGCCTGCACCGGGCCATCACCAGCAACGAATTTAAAGTATTTTACCAACCACAAATCTCCATCGAGACCAACCAGATCATTGGTGCCGAAGCCTTATTACGCTGGGATGATCCAGAATATGGCCTGATTAAACCCACGGAATTTATCTCAGTCGCAGAAGAGACAGGCCTGATCCAGAACATCGGCGAATGGGTCTTGTATGAAACCTGCCGCCAAGGGCGGCTCTGGCTGGATCAGAATTTGCCAGCGATCAATCTGGCGGTAAATTTATCACCTCTGCAACTGCATCATGGCGATGTACACCAGTTAATCGGCACAATTTTGCAGAATACCTGCTTCCCGGCACATCAGCTGGAACTGGAGCTCACGGAAAGTGCGCTGATGGAACAGCAGGAAGAGGCAGTGAAAATTTTACAAGGATTACGCAAACAGGGGATCCGTATTGCCATCGATGATTTTGGCACCGGCTATTCGTCATTAGCCTATTTGAAGCAATTTCCACTGGATGTGCTCAAGATCGATAAGCGTTTTGTAGAAGATATCCCCTTGGAGCGTGACGACATGGAAATCGCGTCCACCATTGTTGCCATGGGACATTCCTTGAGGCTGACCGTCCTTGCCGAAGGGGTCGAAACCGAAGCCCAGCTTGAGTTCCTGAAACGTCAGGGATGTGATTACTACCAAGGTTATCTGGTGAGCCCGCCGCTACCACCCGATGAATTTGCGCAACTCTTGAAACAACAAAATCATCCGGTAGTTCAGGCCAGTTTTAAACGCAAACGGACTCACAAAGTTAAGACAAATTGCACAACCTGA
- a CDS encoding type II secretion system protein N has translation MRIKLRLPRLLPGVLAVFSYLLFLLATLPAVYIVPRLPLPAGLKLYDIQGTLWQGQIGELQWQQHVFRHITWDVLWRRLWLGMPTVEVVLHDKENIEGHLRIGWRGDWFVNDVQLQAPVNVLQTYTPTPLPAELSGNLSLNISQLQINPHQCLSLEGQARWSQASIATPLGAVALDSPQFTLTCHNRSFVLNAEQSSAAIRSQTTLQLALSGRYQLQATLTAGNALPEALRSSLTLLGTPDTKGTFHIKQQGQLTNF, from the coding sequence ATGCGTATCAAACTTAGACTTCCCCGACTATTGCCGGGCGTTTTGGCCGTTTTCAGTTATCTGCTGTTTTTACTGGCTACCTTACCGGCGGTCTACATTGTTCCGCGTCTTCCCCTGCCTGCAGGGCTTAAGCTCTATGACATTCAGGGTACGCTCTGGCAGGGTCAAATTGGTGAATTACAGTGGCAACAACATGTCTTTCGTCACATCACTTGGGATGTACTATGGCGACGTTTATGGCTGGGAATGCCGACGGTTGAAGTCGTATTGCACGATAAAGAGAATATAGAGGGTCATCTGCGTATTGGCTGGCGTGGTGACTGGTTTGTCAACGACGTGCAGCTGCAGGCCCCCGTCAATGTGTTACAAACTTATACCCCCACACCACTCCCGGCAGAACTGTCTGGAAACTTGTCATTGAACATATCTCAATTGCAAATCAACCCGCACCAATGTCTCTCGCTGGAAGGTCAGGCCCGCTGGTCTCAGGCAAGCATTGCCACACCGCTCGGAGCGGTCGCATTGGATTCACCGCAATTTACCCTGACATGCCATAACCGATCTTTTGTATTGAATGCAGAACAATCGTCGGCAGCCATCCGTAGTCAGACTACCCTTCAACTTGCACTGTCAGGTCGTTATCAGTTGCAAGCCACACTGACTGCTGGCAATGCGTTACCCGAAGCATTACGTTCATCGCTGACGTTACTGGGCACCCCTGATACGAAAGGAACCTTTCATATTAAGCAACAGGGGCAACTGACTAATTTCTAA
- the gspM gene encoding type II secretion system protein GspM, giving the protein MKQWWQRLMPRERWLVLTGTAVLLVFLLYRQGWVPLQQQLQHQQHQVVQLQQQLQWMRQQAPLIRQLKQSTPSSKRTDDIASVLSATSHTYQIIPRRIQPQGENGALIETDALPFEQLLNWLDMLEQQYGIVVQQIELQPAGKPGYVLVKRLLLGRNKNS; this is encoded by the coding sequence ATGAAGCAGTGGTGGCAACGATTAATGCCGCGCGAGCGTTGGCTGGTGCTGACAGGAACGGCTGTTCTGCTGGTATTTTTACTGTATCGTCAGGGTTGGGTCCCTTTACAGCAACAGCTGCAACACCAGCAGCATCAGGTGGTGCAGTTACAGCAACAATTACAGTGGATGCGTCAGCAAGCTCCGCTGATTCGGCAACTGAAACAGAGCACACCGTCCAGCAAACGAACCGATGATATTGCCAGTGTCCTGAGTGCCACCAGCCACACGTATCAGATCATCCCCCGCCGTATTCAACCACAGGGAGAAAATGGTGCACTGATTGAGACGGATGCACTGCCATTTGAACAGTTACTCAACTGGCTGGATATGCTGGAACAACAATATGGCATTGTAGTGCAGCAGATTGAACTGCAACCGGCAGGAAAACCCGGTTATGTCTTGGTGAAACGATTGCTACTTGGACGGAATAAAAATTCATAA
- the gspL gene encoding type II secretion system protein GspL has protein sequence MNEFLLVRLGSRHQDCVYWLVWSVTQQAVISSGQLNSAAQLSELTERAGHRQVIVLVPGCDVIFRELTLPGRLNHQTLRALRFMLEEQIASDVEQLHLVVLEQQGQQAHIAAVEQSQMAQWLSWLADAGLTAQQLLPDVLALPQPTDNEWPLLQLGEQWLIRQSTHDGSVVDGSWLSTWLETQPHQPNLHSYTPAPSAAESGKWQVSLCELPLQLLAEHLPSRQCNLLQGAYRQVAPWQKQWSRWRWPALLASFWLVLVIGNQSVLYLQTRQQQQQLQQQITTVYRQLFPEEKRVVNPTVQFRQHLAALQQTPLSSSFLNQLSILAPLLHQTPDCVLQQLRFDADKQEFRVQVSAKDLRMLQQLKTQASASFKAEMSDLQEQNGQASGTLILRSKS, from the coding sequence GTGAACGAATTTTTATTAGTACGGCTGGGTTCTCGTCATCAGGATTGCGTGTACTGGCTGGTGTGGTCAGTTACCCAGCAAGCCGTCATTTCCAGTGGCCAACTCAATAGCGCCGCACAATTATCGGAACTGACCGAACGCGCCGGGCATCGTCAGGTGATTGTATTGGTCCCGGGCTGCGATGTGATCTTTCGCGAGCTGACACTACCGGGCCGTCTGAATCACCAGACCTTGCGGGCGCTGCGCTTTATGTTGGAAGAACAGATTGCCAGTGATGTCGAACAACTGCATCTGGTGGTTTTAGAACAGCAAGGTCAACAGGCCCATATTGCGGCCGTAGAGCAAAGCCAAATGGCTCAGTGGCTGTCTTGGCTGGCCGATGCCGGCTTGACAGCTCAACAACTGTTGCCAGACGTACTGGCTTTACCTCAACCAACAGATAATGAATGGCCGCTGTTGCAACTGGGCGAACAATGGCTTATCCGTCAATCCACCCATGACGGCAGTGTGGTGGATGGCAGTTGGCTCTCTACCTGGCTGGAAACTCAACCGCATCAACCGAATTTACACAGTTATACCCCAGCGCCATCAGCAGCAGAAAGTGGAAAATGGCAGGTATCGTTGTGCGAATTACCGTTACAGCTGCTAGCGGAACATCTGCCATCCAGACAATGTAACTTATTGCAGGGAGCCTACCGTCAGGTGGCCCCATGGCAGAAACAGTGGTCACGTTGGCGGTGGCCGGCATTATTAGCCAGCTTCTGGTTGGTTCTGGTTATCGGAAATCAGAGCGTGCTTTATCTGCAAACACGCCAACAACAACAGCAACTGCAACAACAGATAACGACTGTCTATCGGCAACTGTTCCCGGAAGAAAAGCGCGTGGTGAATCCTACCGTTCAATTTCGCCAGCATCTGGCCGCATTGCAGCAAACACCGCTCAGTAGCAGCTTCTTAAACCAGCTAAGCATACTGGCACCGTTATTACATCAGACTCCCGATTGCGTGTTACAGCAGCTTCGTTTTGATGCAGATAAGCAGGAATTCCGTGTACAAGTGAGTGCGAAAGATTTACGCATGTTGCAGCAACTGAAAACTCAAGCATCTGCCTCATTCAAAGCCGAAATGTCGGATCTGCAGGAACAAAACGGACAGGCCAGTGGCACCCTGATACTAAGGAGCAAATCATGA
- the gspK gene encoding type II secretion system minor pseudopilin GspK: MQKQRGMALLVVLLLLAVMVTLASNMTQRYRMEWLRTDQQQLQMQNYWYLLGTETLISKALNQDFKDDPDKNSLAQYWATEGQVFPVENATLQGVVRDAQACFNLNSLSGSDAESPSASSTYRANVFYHLLLNLKVDDYRAQQITAALQDWLDSDTNVRQFGAEDSDYESLTPPYLPANGLMQDVSELRAVKGVDAKLYRQLLPLICVIPVKTLSIDINTLRPVQAPLLASLFLDTLNVDDARTLLEQRPREGWDSVAQFMELGALSNTAAAGNQVSSALAVKSFYFLATLQADNDGTKTRLISLFQRQSNNQVTVIRRHFGGFE; encoded by the coding sequence ATGCAAAAACAACGCGGCATGGCACTGCTGGTAGTATTGTTGCTGTTAGCCGTCATGGTGACGCTGGCCAGTAATATGACCCAACGCTACCGGATGGAATGGCTGCGCACCGATCAACAGCAATTACAAATGCAAAATTACTGGTATTTGCTGGGAACAGAAACACTGATAAGCAAAGCACTTAATCAGGATTTTAAAGATGACCCGGATAAAAACTCGCTGGCACAATATTGGGCAACCGAAGGCCAGGTTTTTCCGGTAGAAAACGCCACATTGCAGGGGGTTGTTCGTGATGCCCAAGCCTGTTTCAACCTGAATTCCCTCAGTGGAAGTGATGCCGAATCACCTAGTGCCAGTTCGACCTATCGGGCTAATGTATTTTATCATTTGCTACTCAACCTGAAGGTGGATGACTATCGAGCCCAACAGATCACGGCCGCCTTGCAAGACTGGTTAGATAGCGATACGAATGTGCGACAGTTTGGCGCCGAAGACAGTGATTACGAGTCACTCACACCGCCCTATTTACCGGCCAATGGGCTGATGCAGGATGTCAGCGAACTTCGCGCTGTGAAAGGGGTCGATGCCAAACTGTATCGCCAGTTGCTACCACTCATTTGTGTCATTCCGGTAAAAACGCTCAGCATCGACATCAATACACTGCGCCCCGTACAGGCCCCCTTACTGGCCTCCCTGTTTCTTGATACGCTGAATGTAGATGATGCCCGCACGCTGTTGGAACAACGACCCCGTGAGGGTTGGGACAGTGTTGCTCAGTTTATGGAATTGGGCGCCTTGAGCAATACAGCCGCTGCTGGTAATCAGGTTTCATCGGCACTGGCGGTCAAAAGCTTCTATTTTCTGGCCACCCTGCAGGCCGATAACGATGGGACCAAAACCCGGCTTATCAGTCTATTTCAGCGCCAGAGCAACAATCAGGTGACTGTTATCCGTCGTCATTTCGGAGGATTTGAGTGA
- the gspJ gene encoding type II secretion system minor pseudopilin GspJ, with amino-acid sequence MLTRMPRKAYPRGFTLLEVLLALVIFAILSLSAYAVLQGVVRNDEVSQAKIARLAELQRAMATLERDFTQAVPRTTRLDGETSSTVFQAEPFQLESEDGSVLFVRAGWFNPGSLLRRSELQKVGYRLSKQKLERLTWLYPDTVTGTAPDITPLLTKVTAFSLRFYKNNDWQTQWSTPAELPAAVEITLTLEDYGTIQRRFLLATTSGSN; translated from the coding sequence ATGCTGACACGAATGCCAAGAAAAGCCTATCCCCGCGGATTTACCTTATTGGAAGTCCTGTTGGCGTTGGTGATTTTTGCAATCTTAAGTCTCAGCGCCTACGCGGTGCTGCAGGGGGTGGTACGCAATGATGAAGTTTCTCAGGCGAAAATCGCCCGGCTAGCCGAGTTGCAACGCGCCATGGCCACCCTGGAACGTGATTTCACGCAAGCCGTTCCTCGCACCACCCGACTTGATGGTGAAACCAGTTCAACGGTTTTTCAGGCGGAACCCTTCCAGTTAGAAAGTGAAGATGGCTCTGTGTTGTTTGTCCGGGCAGGTTGGTTTAACCCCGGTAGCCTGTTACGCCGCTCAGAGCTGCAAAAAGTGGGTTATCGTCTCTCAAAACAGAAATTGGAACGATTAACCTGGCTGTATCCGGATACCGTGACCGGAACGGCACCAGACATCACACCGTTGTTGACCAAGGTGACCGCCTTCAGCCTGCGTTTCTACAAAAATAACGACTGGCAAACCCAATGGTCGACGCCAGCCGAACTGCCAGCCGCGGTAGAAATCACCTTAACACTGGAAGACTATGGCACCATCCAGCGACGTTTTTTGCTCGCCACAACCAGTGGGAGCAACTGA
- the gspI gene encoding type II secretion system minor pseudopilin GspI — translation MRCRGMTLLEVMVAMAIFAIAGLTLMQTVTGQVVALAALEDKTFANWVADNQMVTIRVSDKWPNLSWSTGTEEMAGRTYYWRWHGVETADPQFRAIDVEVRDTEKAADPRASLRSYVSKY, via the coding sequence TTGAGATGTCGCGGGATGACATTACTGGAAGTCATGGTTGCCATGGCCATCTTTGCCATTGCCGGGCTGACATTAATGCAAACCGTCACCGGTCAGGTGGTTGCACTCGCTGCACTGGAAGACAAAACCTTTGCCAACTGGGTTGCCGATAATCAAATGGTCACCATTCGTGTATCGGATAAATGGCCTAATTTGAGCTGGAGTACCGGCACAGAAGAGATGGCTGGCAGAACCTATTACTGGCGCTGGCACGGTGTTGAAACGGCTGACCCGCAATTTCGCGCAATTGATGTCGAAGTGCGCGATACAGAAAAAGCCGCCGATCCTCGCGCTTCACTGCGCAGCTACGTGTCCAAGTACTGA
- the gspH gene encoding type II secretion system minor pseudopilin GspH — MRNSMRGFTLIEIMLVMIIIGCAAGIVILSIPGGPNPKLGNGLAEESQQFAATVQVMSEQATQQGRTIGLHITKHGYQFMVMQPKAEANSNTVTQTASQALDTLPDWEHQVWQPYKSDKLRTAGEFDEKISLKLTLEGLQLQDEDNLLVRSEPQWFDTENQLNETTPQILLLPSGEITPFSLTLEEQKSNSTQFRQIKGHENGQITVLNNPADTVSGGNS, encoded by the coding sequence ATGCGTAACTCGATGCGTGGTTTCACGCTGATTGAAATTATGTTGGTCATGATCATTATCGGATGTGCTGCCGGGATTGTGATTTTGTCGATCCCGGGCGGGCCCAATCCGAAGCTCGGAAATGGTCTGGCTGAAGAAAGTCAGCAGTTTGCAGCCACAGTTCAGGTCATGAGCGAACAGGCCACACAGCAAGGCCGTACTATTGGGTTACATATCACCAAACACGGTTATCAATTTATGGTGATGCAACCTAAGGCTGAGGCCAATAGCAATACCGTCACGCAAACAGCAAGCCAGGCCCTAGATACCCTGCCGGACTGGGAACATCAGGTATGGCAGCCCTATAAGAGTGATAAATTACGCACCGCAGGTGAGTTTGATGAAAAGATCTCATTGAAGCTAACACTGGAAGGGTTGCAATTACAGGATGAAGACAACCTTTTAGTCCGTTCGGAACCACAATGGTTTGACACCGAAAACCAGCTCAACGAAACAACACCACAAATCCTGCTCTTACCTAGTGGTGAAATCACCCCTTTCTCGTTGACGCTTGAGGAACAAAAGAGTAACAGCACTCAGTTTCGGCAGATTAAAGGGCACGAAAATGGCCAAATTACAGTGCTGAATAACCCGGCAGACACCGTTTCCGGAGGCAACTCTTGA
- the gspG gene encoding type II secretion system major pseudopilin GspG, translating to MQHKQQRGFTLLEIMVVIVILGILASLIVPNLMGNKDQADHQKAVSDIVALENALDMYKLDNGRYPTTDQGLQALLTKPDSDPVPKNYKDGGYIKRLPADPWQNDYQLLSPGEHGTIDVFSMGPDGQAGTDDDVGNWNLDKRDTKQ from the coding sequence ATGCAACATAAACAACAGCGCGGTTTTACATTGTTGGAAATCATGGTGGTGATCGTGATCCTGGGGATTTTGGCCAGTTTGATTGTCCCGAATCTGATGGGCAACAAAGATCAGGCCGACCATCAAAAAGCCGTCAGCGATATTGTGGCGCTGGAAAATGCACTGGATATGTACAAACTGGATAATGGCCGTTACCCAACGACAGATCAGGGGTTACAAGCGTTGCTCACCAAACCGGACAGTGACCCTGTACCCAAGAATTACAAAGACGGCGGCTATATTAAACGTCTGCCTGCCGACCCGTGGCAAAATGACTATCAACTGCTGAGCCCAGGCGAACATGGAACCATTGATGTGTTCTCAATGGGGCCTGATGGTCAGGCCGGAACAGATGATGATGTTGGTAACTGGAATTTGGATAAGCGGGATACGAAACAGTGA